Proteins encoded in a region of the Phaenicophaeus curvirostris isolate KB17595 chromosome 1, BPBGC_Pcur_1.0, whole genome shotgun sequence genome:
- the TMEM139 gene encoding transmembrane protein 139: MLLETQWKNIRQALLLLFTAALLIGVIMLAISSNINPVAYFFLGVGGVCLVGYLLSVFAECYLKNQQRRDANETPPNAQSQAEVNTAYEAPTYEEVMTMSAPPIWTIASNPASVPSPLNEPPPYNAVIESSAQEEIRVDTLRASDTRHTHKTDTSSRMQLQLVLPPRLQRFVSDIHEVKGIEDRSEPLEPLTPPPAYESGINDDVFEDDFQPSVGGFISHSMNSEPNSHPNTGSS, translated from the exons ATGTTGTTGGAGACACAATGGAAGAACATCCGCCAAGCCTTATTGCTTCTTTTTACCGCTGCTCTTCTCATTGGAGTCATCATGCTGGCTATTTCATCTAACATCAATCCAGTAGCCTACTTCTTCCTAGGGGTCGGGGGAGTGTGCCTTGTTGGCTATTTGCTGAGTGTGTTTGCCGAGTGTTACTTGAAGAATCAGCAACGTCGTGATGCAAATGAGACACCTCCAAACGCCCAAAGCCAAGCAGA GGTGAACACTGCCTATGAAGCACCCACCTACGAGGAGGTAATGACCATGTCAGCCCCACCAATATGGACAATTGCATCCAATCCAGCCTCAGTGCCCTCACCACTGAATGAGCCTCCGCCTTACAATGCAGTTATTGAATCATCTGCCCAAGAAGAGATTAGGGTGGACACTCTCAGGGCATCCGACACGAGGCATACCCACAAGACAGACACAAGCTCCAGAATGCAGTTGCAGCTGGTGCTACCCCCAAGACTGCAGCGGTTTGTTTCAGACATCCATGAAGTGAAAGGTATTGAAGACAGGTCTGAGCCACTGGAGCCACTCACTCCACCACCTGCTTATGAGAGTGGCATCAATGATGACGTATTTGAAGATGATTTCCAGCCCTCTGTTGGAGGATTTATTTCACACTCTATGAACTCAGAACCAAACTCTCACCCCAATACAGGGTCGTCCTAG